One Quadrisphaera setariae DNA segment encodes these proteins:
- a CDS encoding carbohydrate ABC transporter permease, giving the protein MVLAVFALFFVVPLVWVLFAMTKSGGELQRTAAFAPGSLSGLAGNWAQLSSFQDGAVTGWFTNSVVYSAGALVLTLVISIPAGYALALTEFRGRKLLLVMTLVVMLMPSTALVLPVFLEMNQVGLIGSPLAVILPFSFYPYGVYLTFIYYSTSIPSSLLEAARLDGCNEIQVFWRVALPLATPVVALVGFFSFVQNWNNYFLPFVMLPSSDRYPMQVGLSTLLSSTPAFNPSAAGSQSVQLPALALATVVSVLPVLVVFLFSQRFLVAGMTAGGTKE; this is encoded by the coding sequence ATCGTGCTGGCGGTCTTCGCGCTGTTCTTCGTCGTCCCGCTGGTCTGGGTGCTGTTCGCCATGACCAAGTCCGGCGGCGAGCTGCAGCGCACCGCGGCCTTCGCGCCGGGGTCCCTGTCGGGCCTCGCCGGCAACTGGGCCCAGCTGTCCAGCTTCCAGGACGGCGCCGTCACCGGCTGGTTCACCAACTCGGTGGTCTACTCCGCGGGCGCCCTCGTGCTCACGCTGGTGATCTCCATCCCGGCCGGCTACGCCCTGGCCCTCACGGAGTTCCGCGGCCGCAAGCTGCTGCTGGTCATGACGCTCGTGGTCATGCTCATGCCGAGCACCGCCCTGGTGCTACCGGTGTTCCTGGAGATGAACCAGGTGGGCCTCATCGGCAGTCCCCTCGCCGTGATCCTGCCCTTCTCGTTCTACCCGTACGGGGTCTACCTGACCTTCATCTACTACTCCACCTCCATCCCCTCCAGCCTCCTGGAGGCGGCGCGGCTGGACGGGTGCAACGAGATCCAGGTGTTCTGGCGGGTGGCGCTGCCGCTCGCCACCCCGGTGGTGGCGCTGGTCGGCTTCTTCTCGTTCGTGCAGAACTGGAACAACTACTTCCTGCCGTTCGTGATGCTGCCGAGCAGCGACAGGTACCCCATGCAGGTGGGCCTGTCGACGCTGCTGTCCTCCACCCCCGCGTTCAACCCGAGCGCGGCCGGCTCCCAGTCGGTCCAGCTGCCGGCCCTGGCCCTCGCCACCGTGGTGAGCGTGCTGCCCGTGCTGGTCGTGTTCCTGTTCAGCCAGCGCTTCCTCGTCGCGGGCATGACGGCCGGAGGCACCAAGGAATGA
- a CDS encoding carbohydrate ABC transporter permease, translated as MTAPTDLRAAALPQAGRRPARRPQPRLSKAVGYLFTGPYVLFALAFGIGPAVYAVLLSFSAPDGDFAGVSNYARVLDDFRFIPAVVHVGLYLALWLVSLLVFVVLLTLMVHAISVRWLSGALRLAYYLPGALAGASSVLLWLFMLNPSASPAAWLLRLMGFESFASTIAPDGLPIIFTLIAFWSGAGGWIVVMYGALNNIPHEVMEAARIDGCGPVQMALKIQLPLLRKWIAYMAVLSLAGGTQIFVEPTMLSQASNGQVPNDYSINQLAYLYAFNIRDFNASAAIAVMLLVVALALSAIFVWRGGLFETEDV; from the coding sequence GTGACGGCACCGACGGACCTGCGCGCCGCCGCCCTGCCCCAGGCAGGGCGGCGGCCCGCCCGGCGGCCGCAGCCGAGGCTGTCGAAGGCCGTCGGCTACCTCTTCACCGGCCCGTACGTGCTGTTCGCCCTCGCCTTCGGCATCGGCCCGGCCGTGTACGCGGTGCTCCTGTCGTTCTCCGCCCCTGACGGCGACTTCGCCGGCGTGAGCAACTACGCCCGGGTCCTGGACGACTTCCGCTTCATCCCGGCCGTCGTCCACGTGGGCCTCTACCTCGCCCTGTGGCTCGTCTCGCTGCTGGTCTTCGTGGTGCTGCTCACGCTCATGGTCCACGCGATCTCGGTGCGCTGGCTCAGCGGCGCCCTGCGGCTGGCCTACTACCTGCCGGGCGCGCTGGCGGGTGCTTCGAGCGTCCTGCTGTGGCTGTTCATGCTCAACCCCTCCGCCAGCCCCGCGGCCTGGCTGCTCCGGCTCATGGGCTTCGAGAGCTTCGCCAGCACCATCGCGCCCGACGGCCTGCCGATCATCTTCACCCTCATCGCCTTCTGGTCCGGCGCTGGTGGCTGGATCGTCGTGATGTACGGGGCCCTCAACAACATCCCGCACGAGGTCATGGAGGCTGCGCGCATCGACGGCTGCGGCCCCGTCCAGATGGCGCTCAAGATCCAGCTGCCGCTGCTGCGCAAGTGGATCGCCTACATGGCGGTGCTCTCACTGGCCGGCGGGACGCAGATCTTCGTGGAGCCGACGATGCTCTCGCAGGCCAGCAACGGCCAGGTCCCCAACGACTACTCCATCAACCAGCTGGCGTACCTGTACGCCTTCAACATCCGCGACTTCAACGCCTCTGCCGCCATCGCGGTGATGCTCCTGGTCGTGGCCCTGGCCCTGTCCGCGATCTTCGTGTGGCGCGGTGGCCTCTTCGAGACGGAGGACGTGTGA
- a CDS encoding ABC transporter substrate-binding protein, whose translation MFPSSTTTTPVRRSGRRIAALAAGALLALSAAGCATNGGTDPGAAATTEAQSADSPITVWVDATRAPAAEAFQKANPDIPIKVETYDGSSGGSNSFKTKMALFDQSGSGWPDVVFSSQNNDASWASQSQGGKQAFAADLSSGVVPKETLDQFTKGSLDVCTVDGKVYCLRNDLAQEVLWYDKSLMDQFGYQVPKTWEEYQALGQKVAKEHPGYIIGGAGDSFDGQIYMWSAKCEAGKLDSATSISVDVTSDQCKAAASLLDDGIKNKYLSTVSVFTPEFVQQYSGKVLMLPGPAWYGGALFNNPESLNIPKGQMGIGDPMAWGSGPAVTGNVGGGTWFVSSHSRNTEAASKFVQFVTTDDSYQVDQAPGYPAYAPAAEKWLAKQAASGYYATSMDALTNAAPLVWSDWSAPSFSQESVWSKTVTPVITSGGSVLDTLPTWQTAIENEAKVNGYTVK comes from the coding sequence ATGTTCCCCTCCAGCACCACCACCACTCCGGTCCGGCGTTCCGGTCGCCGCATCGCCGCCCTCGCGGCGGGCGCCCTCCTGGCGCTGTCCGCGGCGGGATGCGCCACCAACGGCGGCACCGACCCGGGTGCCGCCGCTACCACGGAGGCCCAGTCCGCGGACAGTCCCATCACCGTCTGGGTCGACGCGACCCGCGCCCCGGCCGCCGAGGCCTTCCAGAAGGCCAACCCCGACATCCCGATCAAGGTCGAGACCTACGACGGCTCCTCGGGCGGCTCCAACTCCTTCAAGACCAAGATGGCCCTGTTCGACCAGTCCGGCAGCGGCTGGCCCGACGTCGTCTTCTCCAGCCAGAACAACGACGCCTCCTGGGCCAGCCAGAGCCAGGGCGGCAAGCAGGCCTTCGCCGCCGACCTGAGCAGCGGCGTGGTGCCCAAGGAGACCCTCGACCAGTTCACCAAGGGCTCCCTGGACGTCTGCACCGTCGACGGCAAGGTCTACTGCCTGCGCAACGACCTCGCGCAGGAGGTCCTCTGGTACGACAAGTCGCTCATGGACCAGTTCGGCTACCAGGTCCCCAAGACCTGGGAGGAGTACCAGGCGCTCGGCCAGAAGGTCGCCAAGGAGCACCCCGGCTACATCATCGGCGGCGCCGGTGACTCCTTCGACGGCCAGATCTACATGTGGTCCGCCAAGTGCGAGGCCGGCAAGCTCGACAGCGCCACCTCGATCTCCGTCGACGTGACGTCCGACCAGTGCAAGGCGGCCGCGAGCCTCCTGGACGACGGCATCAAGAACAAGTACCTCAGCACGGTCAGCGTGTTCACCCCGGAGTTCGTCCAGCAGTACTCCGGCAAGGTCCTCATGCTCCCCGGCCCGGCCTGGTACGGCGGCGCCCTGTTCAACAACCCCGAGTCGCTGAACATCCCGAAGGGCCAGATGGGCATCGGTGACCCGATGGCGTGGGGCTCCGGCCCGGCCGTGACCGGCAACGTCGGCGGCGGCACCTGGTTCGTCTCCAGCCACTCCAGAAACACCGAGGCCGCTTCGAAGTTCGTGCAGTTCGTGACGACCGACGACAGCTACCAGGTCGACCAGGCGCCGGGCTACCCGGCCTACGCCCCGGCCGCCGAGAAGTGGCTCGCCAAGCAGGCAGCCTCCGGCTACTACGCCACCTCGATGGACGCCCTGACCAACGCGGCCCCGCTCGTCTGGTCCGACTGGAGCGCCCCGTCCTTCAGCCAGGAGTCGGTCTGGTCCAAGACCGTCACCCCGGTCATCACCTCCGGAGGCTCCGTCCTCGACACCCTGCCCACGTGGCAGACGGCGATCGAGAACGAGGCCAAGGTCAACGGCTACACGGTCAAGTGA
- a CDS encoding aldo/keto reductase, producing the protein MPRRRIPRTSVELTSLGFGASLIGNLYRAVDDETARAAVDAAWGAGVRYFDTAPHYGLGLSERRLGEALRGRPREEFVVSTKVGRLLEPREVPLERDDDGFDVPGDLGRRSDYSRDGVLRSVEASLERTGLDRIDVLYVHDPDDHWEQASREAVPALVELREQGVVGAVGVGMNQSSMLARFLRETDVDVVMLAGRFTLLDQRALDDVLPAAVEQERAVVAVGVFNSGILARDVVPDDARYDYAQAPPDLLARARAIAAVCAEHGTTLPAAAVAFPLRHPAVVDVTLGMRTADQVQRNAELLGAVPSSGTWGDLWSDLDARGLVRPGSADRL; encoded by the coding sequence CTGCCGCGCCGCCGCATCCCGAGGACGAGCGTCGAGCTGACCTCGCTGGGCTTCGGGGCTTCGCTCATCGGCAACCTCTACCGCGCGGTGGACGACGAGACTGCTCGCGCCGCCGTCGACGCTGCCTGGGGCGCGGGGGTCCGGTACTTCGACACCGCCCCCCACTACGGGCTGGGCCTGTCCGAGCGCCGTCTCGGCGAGGCCCTGCGCGGGCGCCCGCGGGAGGAGTTCGTCGTCTCCACCAAGGTGGGTCGCCTCCTGGAGCCGCGCGAGGTGCCGCTGGAGCGGGACGACGACGGGTTCGACGTCCCCGGGGACCTCGGCAGGCGCTCGGACTACAGCCGTGACGGGGTGCTGCGCTCGGTCGAGGCGTCCCTGGAGCGCACCGGGCTGGACCGGATCGACGTGCTGTACGTCCACGACCCGGACGACCACTGGGAGCAGGCCTCGCGCGAGGCCGTACCCGCCCTCGTGGAGCTGCGCGAGCAGGGCGTGGTCGGTGCTGTGGGCGTGGGGATGAACCAGTCGTCGATGCTCGCGCGGTTCCTGCGCGAGACCGACGTCGACGTCGTCATGCTCGCCGGGCGCTTCACGCTGCTGGACCAGAGGGCCCTGGACGACGTGCTGCCGGCCGCGGTGGAGCAGGAGCGGGCGGTGGTGGCCGTCGGGGTGTTCAACTCCGGGATCCTCGCCCGCGACGTCGTCCCCGACGACGCCCGGTACGACTACGCCCAGGCCCCGCCGGACCTGCTGGCCCGGGCCCGGGCCATCGCCGCCGTGTGCGCCGAGCACGGGACGACGCTGCCTGCTGCCGCCGTCGCCTTCCCGCTGCGGCACCCGGCCGTGGTCGACGTGACCCTCGGGATGCGCACGGCCGATCAGGTGCAGCGCAACGCCGAGCTGCTCGGCGCGGTGCCGTCCAGCGGCACCTGGGGCGATCTTTGGAGCGACCTGGATGCTCGCGGACTGGTCCGACCGGGGTCCGCAGACCGCCTCTGA
- a CDS encoding L-rhamnose mutarotase has translation MIVALHSKLKPGSEEGYDRDHARIPPDLQEVFDRAGIREWRIWRSGLDVFHLVDCDDFEAAIAAVDADPANARWQEVIDGYVDHFVDQGAGTSGLQPLKLVHSLLDPAVLP, from the coding sequence GTGATCGTCGCCCTCCACTCCAAGCTCAAGCCCGGCAGCGAGGAGGGGTACGACCGCGACCACGCCCGCATCCCCCCGGACCTGCAGGAGGTGTTCGACCGCGCCGGCATTCGCGAGTGGCGCATCTGGCGCAGCGGCTTGGACGTCTTCCACCTGGTGGACTGCGACGACTTCGAGGCGGCCATCGCAGCGGTCGACGCCGACCCGGCCAACGCCCGCTGGCAGGAGGTCATCGACGGTTACGTCGACCACTTCGTCGACCAGGGCGCCGGCACCTCCGGGCTGCAGCCGCTGAAGCTCGTGCACTCCCTGCTCGACCCCGCGGTGCTGCCGTGA
- a CDS encoding amidohydrolase family protein, whose translation MIIDAHQHFWSPEEVSYPWLTDEIAPVNRRFGPEHLAPLMTAAGVQATVLVQSADHRADTDAMLAIAERSAAVAGVVAWVPLDDADAAAEQLAELRRDPVVVGVRNLVHDRPDPDHVLLPAFLDGLRVLAAAGVPFDMVTSQLRHLEHVPSLSERVPGLRVVLDHLGKPPFRQGEDAWRAWEQLLARAAEDPLVIAKVSGLYPAPAGDPGWDVDEVRPAFEHAMSCFGPERLMVGGDWPISVLFGGYEKTWEVTQGLMRETSADERAALLGGTAVSTYRLDAQRLAAASASAVASEGSPS comes from the coding sequence TTGATCATCGACGCCCACCAGCACTTCTGGTCGCCGGAGGAGGTCTCCTACCCCTGGCTGACCGACGAGATCGCCCCCGTCAACCGCCGCTTCGGCCCGGAGCACCTCGCCCCGCTGATGACGGCAGCCGGCGTCCAGGCGACGGTGCTCGTGCAGTCCGCGGACCACCGCGCCGACACCGACGCCATGCTCGCCATCGCCGAGCGGTCGGCCGCGGTGGCCGGCGTGGTCGCCTGGGTGCCGCTGGACGACGCCGACGCCGCCGCGGAGCAGCTGGCCGAGCTGCGCCGTGACCCCGTCGTCGTCGGCGTGCGCAACCTCGTCCACGACCGGCCCGACCCCGATCACGTGCTGCTCCCGGCCTTCCTCGACGGCCTGCGGGTGCTCGCGGCAGCTGGCGTGCCGTTCGACATGGTCACCTCCCAGCTGCGCCACCTCGAGCACGTCCCATCGCTGTCCGAGCGGGTGCCCGGGCTGCGGGTGGTGCTGGACCACCTCGGCAAACCGCCCTTCCGCCAGGGCGAGGACGCCTGGCGGGCCTGGGAGCAGCTCCTCGCGCGCGCCGCCGAGGACCCCCTCGTCATCGCCAAGGTCTCGGGCCTGTACCCGGCGCCCGCAGGGGACCCCGGTTGGGACGTCGACGAGGTGCGCCCGGCGTTCGAGCACGCGATGTCGTGCTTCGGCCCCGAGCGGCTCATGGTGGGCGGTGACTGGCCCATCAGCGTGCTCTTCGGCGGCTACGAGAAGACGTGGGAGGTCACCCAGGGGCTCATGCGGGAGACCTCCGCCGACGAGCGAGCCGCTCTGCTCGGCGGCACCGCCGTCAGCACCTACCGCCTCGACGCACAGCGCCTCGCTGCTGCCTCTGCCTCCGCTGTCGCCTCCGAAGGGAGCCCGTCGTGA
- a CDS encoding sugar kinase, translated as MAAPAPAQVLALGEVMLRLDPGEGRIATARSFTVWEGGGEYNAVRALRTTFGRRAGVVTAFPDDPVGLLAAGLVRAGGVDVSRVVWVDAAAGARTGLNFVERGFGVRGALGVSDRAGSAASRLAPGDLDWDAVLDGVAHLHTGGVFAGLSATTTQLAEEGLRAARRLGVGTSYDVNHRPSLWRHRGGAAAARTVDLRLAGLADVVLGALQLVPADQAQVELGTPEAVGEVLAELGRNWAALTGVDQHDDDGAGPLLVSSWRRVVSAGVNDWGAAAWSAATGVVVGPRLDGVGVLDRIGSGDALTAGVLDGVLSARSAGEPLTAAALERALALGVAAGAITMTTPGDTCAATLAEVRALAAGGTAHVQR; from the coding sequence GTGGCTGCGCCTGCTCCGGCGCAGGTGCTGGCGCTGGGGGAGGTGATGCTGCGCCTGGACCCCGGGGAGGGACGCATCGCCACCGCCCGCTCCTTCACCGTCTGGGAGGGCGGGGGCGAGTACAACGCCGTCCGCGCCCTACGGACCACCTTCGGACGCCGCGCCGGGGTGGTCACCGCCTTCCCGGACGATCCCGTGGGGCTCCTGGCCGCGGGTCTGGTGCGAGCTGGCGGGGTCGACGTCTCGCGGGTCGTCTGGGTCGACGCCGCTGCCGGGGCCCGCACGGGGCTGAACTTCGTCGAGCGCGGCTTCGGGGTGCGCGGGGCCCTGGGCGTCTCCGACCGCGCCGGGTCAGCGGCCTCCCGGTTGGCCCCCGGTGACCTCGACTGGGACGCGGTCCTGGACGGCGTGGCGCACCTGCACACCGGCGGGGTCTTCGCCGGGCTGTCGGCCACGACGACGCAGCTGGCCGAAGAGGGGTTGCGCGCTGCGCGGCGGCTGGGGGTGGGCACGTCGTACGACGTCAACCACCGCCCCTCGCTGTGGCGTCACCGCGGTGGTGCTGCTGCTGCGCGCACCGTGGACCTGCGCCTGGCGGGGCTGGCCGACGTCGTCCTGGGCGCCCTGCAGCTGGTCCCGGCCGACCAGGCGCAGGTCGAGCTGGGCACCCCTGAGGCGGTGGGGGAGGTCCTGGCCGAGCTCGGGCGGAACTGGGCCGCGCTCACCGGGGTAGACCAGCACGACGACGATGGAGCCGGCCCGCTGCTGGTGAGCTCCTGGCGCCGGGTGGTCTCGGCCGGGGTCAACGACTGGGGGGCTGCGGCGTGGAGCGCGGCCACCGGCGTCGTGGTCGGTCCCCGCCTGGACGGGGTGGGGGTGCTGGATCGCATCGGCAGCGGTGACGCCCTGACCGCCGGGGTGCTCGACGGCGTCCTCAGCGCGCGCTCTGCTGGCGAGCCGCTGACGGCTGCGGCGCTGGAGCGGGCCCTGGCCCTGGGTGTGGCGGCCGGGGCGATCACGATGACCACCCCCGGCGACACGTGCGCCGCCACGCTCGCCGAGGTGCGGGCACTGGCCGCCGGCGGCACCGCCCACGTCCAGCGCTGA
- a CDS encoding bifunctional 4-hydroxy-2-oxoglutarate aldolase/2-dehydro-3-deoxy-phosphogluconate aldolase has protein sequence MTQQLHQRPPRAAGGAIGALAAAEDLRDALARCPLLPVVVVGERTDGAALGAALVAGGLTAAEVVLRTPAALRVLAELAPTQGLLVGAGTVVDPEQVEQVAQAGAAFVVSPGHDPDVVSRAFALGVPAVPGVSTATEVQLARRAGLRLLKVFPAGAVGGTGLLAGLAGPFPDVSFVPTGGIGEADLGGYLALGSVAGVGGSWCVPAALVAQVTGGGEASATAAAELAARVATAVAACRAARP, from the coding sequence ATGACCCAGCAGCTGCACCAGCGCCCCCCGCGCGCAGCCGGTGGGGCGATCGGTGCCCTGGCCGCCGCGGAGGACCTGCGCGACGCCCTGGCGCGCTGCCCGCTGCTGCCGGTCGTGGTCGTGGGGGAGCGCACTGACGGTGCGGCTCTGGGGGCAGCGCTGGTGGCCGGTGGGCTGACCGCTGCGGAGGTGGTGCTGCGCACCCCCGCCGCGCTGCGGGTGCTCGCCGAGCTGGCCCCCACCCAGGGGCTGCTCGTCGGCGCGGGCACCGTGGTGGACCCCGAGCAGGTGGAGCAGGTCGCCCAGGCGGGCGCGGCGTTCGTGGTCAGCCCCGGCCACGACCCCGACGTGGTGTCCCGGGCCTTCGCCCTGGGCGTGCCGGCGGTTCCGGGGGTGTCCACGGCCACCGAGGTGCAGCTGGCCCGCAGGGCCGGCCTGCGGCTGCTGAAGGTGTTCCCCGCCGGCGCGGTCGGTGGGACGGGGTTGCTTGCCGGGCTGGCGGGTCCGTTCCCGGACGTGTCGTTCGTGCCCACAGGCGGCATCGGCGAGGCTGACCTCGGTGGCTACCTGGCGCTGGGATCGGTGGCCGGCGTGGGTGGAAGCTGGTGTGTGCCAGCGGCGCTGGTCGCACAGGTGACCGGCGGCGGTGAGGCCAGCGCCACCGCGGCTGCTGAGCTGGCCGCGCGCGTGGCCACCGCCGTCGCGGCCTGCCGCGCCGCCCGTCCGTGA
- a CDS encoding SDR family oxidoreductase, translating into MSAAPASSSPFASPFDLTGKLAAVTGASRGIGAAVAVALARAGADVIGISTRGPGEDVAEAVRATGRSFTSLACDLADRAAVRALGADLASRNVDLLVANGGTIRRSPAAQHSLADWDHVLEVDLTAQFVLAQAVGGAMVERGSGRIVFTASLLSFQGGITVPGYTAAKHGLAGLTKALANEWSSKGVGVNAVAPGYIATDNTAALREDEDRSRAILERIPAGRWGRAQDIAGAVVYLCSPAAEYVHGVVLPVDGGWMGR; encoded by the coding sequence CGGCGGTCACCGGCGCCAGCCGCGGGATCGGGGCGGCGGTCGCGGTGGCGCTGGCGCGGGCGGGGGCTGACGTCATCGGGATCTCCACCCGCGGTCCTGGTGAGGATGTCGCTGAGGCGGTGCGCGCCACCGGCAGGTCTTTCACGTCACTGGCGTGTGACCTGGCTGACCGGGCTGCGGTGCGCGCGCTGGGCGCCGACCTCGCCTCCCGCAACGTCGATCTGCTGGTGGCCAACGGCGGCACCATCCGACGGAGCCCGGCCGCGCAGCACTCCCTGGCCGACTGGGACCACGTGCTCGAGGTGGACCTGACCGCGCAGTTCGTGCTCGCGCAGGCCGTGGGTGGGGCGATGGTGGAGCGCGGGTCTGGGCGGATCGTGTTCACCGCCTCGTTGCTGAGCTTCCAGGGCGGTATCACCGTTCCGGGCTACACCGCCGCCAAGCACGGACTGGCGGGGTTGACCAAGGCGCTGGCCAACGAGTGGAGCTCCAAGGGTGTGGGGGTGAACGCGGTGGCGCCGGGCTACATCGCCACCGACAACACCGCTGCGCTGCGCGAGGACGAGGACCGTTCGAGGGCGATCCTGGAGCGGATCCCCGCCGGGCGGTGGGGCCGTGCGCAGGACATCGCCGGCGCGGTGGTGTACCTGTGCAGTCCGGCGGCGGAGTACGTGCACGGCGTGGTCCTGCCCGTCGACGGCGGATGGATGGGCCGATGA